A genomic window from Methylorubrum extorquens includes:
- a CDS encoding alpha,alpha-trehalose-phosphate synthase (UDP-forming), with product MARLIIVSNRVAVPAEGKDAVSAGGLAVAVKEAFSSYEGLWFGWSGNIRDNPSAEPELIDRGPIQYAVLDLSPQDHREYYAGFANRALWPIMHYRIGLGTFSRSDYAGYQRVNQTFAQALAKLVEPDDLIWVHDYHLLPLASELRGQGIANPIGYFHHIPWPAADVFNTLPASNELLRAMADYDLIGLQTDADVQNLSRNFIDTMRAIPLGGGSMMVDGRRTRIRSFPIGIDVASFKEAADKAGSNKVVRETMAGLRTRKLLIGVDRLDYSKGVPERMEAVDRFFASNPDQRGNVVYIQITPKSRSEVPEYEQLSREVNEKVGDINGMLGEPAWTPIQYVTKAYPRPVLAGLYRAARVGLVTPMRDGMNLVAKEYVVAQSEEDPGVLVLSKFAGAARQLPEALLVNPYDRFEVAEAIRQALYMPRAERLERWKPMADRMLREDVDWWARCFMVELETFRTVEREPPSTTAAAAE from the coding sequence GTGGCACGTCTGATCATCGTCTCCAACCGTGTCGCCGTGCCCGCCGAGGGCAAGGATGCGGTCTCCGCAGGGGGACTCGCCGTCGCGGTCAAGGAAGCTTTCTCCTCCTACGAGGGGCTGTGGTTCGGCTGGAGCGGCAACATCCGCGACAACCCGAGCGCCGAGCCCGAACTGATCGACCGCGGGCCGATCCAGTACGCCGTCCTCGACCTCTCGCCGCAAGACCATCGCGAGTACTACGCCGGCTTTGCCAACCGGGCGCTCTGGCCGATCATGCACTACCGGATCGGGCTCGGGACGTTCTCCCGCTCGGATTATGCAGGCTACCAGCGGGTCAACCAGACCTTCGCCCAGGCGCTCGCCAAGCTCGTCGAGCCCGACGATCTGATCTGGGTCCACGATTATCACCTGCTGCCGCTGGCGAGCGAGTTGCGCGGCCAGGGCATCGCCAACCCGATCGGCTACTTCCACCACATCCCGTGGCCCGCCGCCGACGTGTTCAACACCCTGCCCGCCAGCAACGAGCTGCTGCGCGCCATGGCCGATTACGATCTGATCGGCCTGCAGACCGATGCGGACGTGCAGAATCTCTCGCGCAACTTCATCGACACGATGCGGGCGATCCCGCTCGGCGGCGGCTCGATGATGGTGGACGGGCGGCGCACGCGGATCCGCTCCTTCCCCATCGGCATCGATGTCGCCAGCTTCAAGGAGGCCGCCGACAAGGCCGGCTCCAACAAGGTGGTGCGCGAGACCATGGCGGGCCTGCGCACCCGCAAGCTGCTCATCGGCGTCGACCGGCTCGATTACTCGAAGGGCGTGCCCGAGCGCATGGAGGCGGTGGACCGCTTCTTCGCCTCCAATCCGGACCAGCGCGGCAACGTCGTCTACATCCAGATCACGCCGAAATCCCGCAGTGAGGTGCCGGAATACGAGCAGCTCTCGCGCGAGGTGAACGAGAAGGTCGGCGACATCAACGGTATGCTCGGCGAGCCGGCCTGGACGCCGATCCAGTACGTCACCAAGGCCTATCCGCGGCCCGTGCTCGCCGGTCTCTATCGCGCAGCCCGTGTCGGCCTCGTCACGCCGATGCGCGACGGCATGAACTTGGTGGCCAAGGAATACGTCGTCGCCCAGAGCGAGGAGGATCCCGGCGTCCTCGTCCTCTCGAAGTTTGCGGGTGCGGCGCGTCAGTTGCCCGAGGCGCTGCTCGTGAACCCCTACGACCGCTTCGAGGTCGCCGAGGCGATCCGGCAGGCGCTCTACATGCCGCGGGCTGAGCGCTTGGAGCGCTGGAAGCCGATGGCGGACCGCATGCTGCGCGAGGACGTGGATTGGTGGGCCCGCTGCTTCATGGTGGAGCTGGAGACCTTCCGCACCGTCGAGCGCGAGCCGCCGAGCACGACGGCGGCGGCGGCGGAGTAG
- a CDS encoding phage holin family protein, whose translation MAGPNPSPPPSSIQALVADALREASELASKEIALFRTEMTNNVRSLFIGLAMMVLAAVFAVTAMLVLIGALVKFVATLVGSEWLAALLVGGGMLLVAVVLGVIGARAMSLSNLAPTRTSRQVRQDARALTERVSG comes from the coding sequence ATGGCAGGCCCCAATCCATCCCCTCCTCCCTCCTCGATCCAAGCCCTCGTCGCCGACGCCCTGCGCGAGGCAAGCGAGCTTGCCAGCAAGGAGATCGCACTCTTCCGCACGGAGATGACGAACAACGTCCGCTCCCTGTTCATCGGCCTCGCGATGATGGTGCTGGCCGCGGTGTTCGCGGTCACGGCGATGCTGGTGCTCATCGGCGCGCTGGTGAAGTTCGTCGCCACCCTCGTAGGGTCCGAGTGGCTCGCGGCCCTGCTGGTGGGCGGCGGCATGCTGCTCGTGGCGGTGGTGCTCGGCGTCATCGGCGCCCGGGCGATGTCGCTGTCCAACTTGGCGCCGACCCGGACCTCGCGGCAGGTCCGGCAGGATGCCCGCGCGCTGACGGAAAGGGTTTCGGGATGA
- a CDS encoding DUF3618 domain-containing protein produces MSESISDLEKDIEQSRARLDETIDRIQGRLNASSLVDEMLGSARQTPYSGFYDDALLAVRRNPLPVLLIAAGVGLLLNGMRTVRRPSPSRAVVPVDAKHVTVTGADRTYDPDAPGGRPLHDLPPERQV; encoded by the coding sequence ATGAGCGAATCGATCTCGGACCTCGAGAAGGACATCGAGCAGAGCCGCGCGCGGCTCGACGAGACCATCGACCGGATCCAGGGGCGCCTGAACGCGTCGAGCCTCGTCGACGAGATGCTCGGCTCGGCCCGGCAGACGCCCTACAGCGGCTTCTACGACGATGCCTTGCTGGCGGTGCGGCGCAACCCCCTGCCGGTTCTGCTGATCGCGGCCGGCGTCGGTCTCCTGCTCAACGGCATGCGGACCGTCCGCCGCCCCTCTCCCTCGCGCGCCGTGGTGCCGGTGGACGCCAAGCACGTCACCGTGACGGGGGCCGACCGCACCTACGACCCCGACGCCCCCGGCGGGCGCCCCCTCCATGATCTGCCGCCCGAGCGTCAGGTCTGA
- a CDS encoding apolipoprotein A1/A4/E family protein, giving the protein MSQGPTHQGPVTTPPSGAPVETLPENIAARSGMPRESGVDHSLHDIADRATTQGRDANARLQAGLEDTTEQAREGARNLRDQATDRASDLKNRVSEAADSTRAQAGETVRAARERASETYEGARSWAEDRYETQRQRAADLADRGYRRLNEGRTATEHFVSENPLLVGVVGLAAGLLLGALLPRTRQEDRALGPYADDLRDQGIRYARDLTHRGRAFVETALDPENIDAAVKRASAEGGQQGGPATGQATGSRPGFNETARPAHSL; this is encoded by the coding sequence ATGAGCCAAGGCCCCACTCACCAAGGCCCGGTCACCACGCCGCCCTCCGGCGCGCCGGTGGAGACCCTGCCCGAAAACATCGCCGCCCGCTCCGGCATGCCGCGTGAGTCCGGCGTCGATCATAGCCTCCACGACATCGCCGACCGGGCGACCACGCAGGGCCGCGACGCCAATGCCCGCCTCCAGGCCGGCCTTGAGGATACGACCGAACAGGCACGGGAAGGCGCGCGCAACCTGCGCGACCAAGCCACGGACCGGGCTTCTGATCTGAAGAACCGCGTCAGCGAGGCCGCCGACTCCACCCGTGCCCAGGCCGGCGAAACGGTTCGCGCCGCCCGCGAGCGGGCGAGCGAGACCTACGAGGGTGCCCGTTCCTGGGCCGAAGACCGCTACGAGACGCAGCGCCAGCGCGCGGCCGACCTTGCGGATCGCGGCTATCGCCGCTTGAACGAGGGGCGCACCGCGACCGAGCATTTCGTTTCCGAGAACCCGCTCCTCGTCGGCGTGGTCGGCCTCGCCGCCGGCCTGCTGCTCGGCGCGCTCCTGCCGCGCACCCGCCAGGAAGACCGGGCGCTCGGCCCCTATGCCGACGACCTGCGCGACCAGGGCATCCGCTACGCCCGCGACCTCACCCATCGCGGCCGCGCCTTCGTCGAGACGGCGCTCGACCCCGAGAACATCGACGCGGCGGTCAAGCGCGCGAGCGCGGAAGGCGGTCAGCAGGGCGGGCCGGCAACGGGCCAAGCGACCGGCTCTCGGCCCGGCTTCAACGAGACCGCACGGCCGGCGCACAGTCTGTAA
- the hisS gene encoding histidine--tRNA ligase, producing MAKADTLKPRLPRGFPDRTEADILAQGRMLDTIRQTFELYGFEALETPFVEYTESLGKFLPDLDRPNEGVFSFQDDDEQWLSLRYDLTAPLARHVAENFDAIPKPYRSYRAGYVFRNEKPGPGRFRQFMQFDADIVGAGSVAADAETCMLMADTLERLGLAGQYVVKVNNRKVLDGVMEAIGLAGPDKAGQRLTVLRAIDKLDRLGADGVRLLLGPGRKDESGDFTKGAGLGDDAIERILAYVGFEASPHEGADRMAFWEKFFGSWQEVVGTSETGREGIAELHAIMRLCEAAGYGHDRVRADPSVVRGLEYYTGPVYEAELTFPVTNEDGQTVRFGSVAGGGRYDGLVGRFRSEPVPATGFSIGVSRLFSALRLTKSPLVEGAMKPGPVVVLVLDRENIAEYQALVARLRAENIRAELYLGAAGMKAQMKYADRRRAPAVVIQGSNEREAGEVQIKDLIAGARAAEAIASNAEWKAARPAQVSVPVEQMVEAVRETLARHFG from the coding sequence ATGGCCAAGGCCGACACCCTGAAACCCCGCCTGCCGCGTGGCTTCCCCGACCGCACCGAGGCCGACATCCTGGCCCAGGGGCGGATGCTCGACACGATCCGGCAGACCTTCGAGCTGTACGGCTTCGAGGCGCTGGAGACCCCCTTCGTCGAGTACACCGAGTCGCTCGGCAAGTTCCTGCCGGATCTCGACCGGCCGAACGAGGGCGTGTTCTCGTTCCAGGACGACGACGAGCAGTGGCTCTCGCTGCGCTACGATCTCACGGCGCCGCTCGCTCGCCACGTCGCCGAGAACTTCGACGCGATCCCCAAGCCCTATCGCAGCTACCGGGCGGGCTACGTCTTCCGCAACGAGAAGCCGGGGCCGGGCCGCTTCCGCCAGTTCATGCAATTCGATGCCGACATCGTCGGGGCGGGCTCCGTCGCGGCGGATGCCGAGACCTGCATGCTGATGGCCGACACGCTGGAGCGGCTCGGGCTCGCGGGCCAGTACGTGGTCAAGGTCAACAACCGCAAGGTGCTCGACGGCGTGATGGAGGCCATCGGCCTCGCCGGCCCGGACAAGGCCGGCCAGCGCCTCACCGTGCTGCGCGCCATCGACAAGCTCGACCGCCTCGGCGCCGACGGCGTGCGCCTGCTGCTCGGCCCCGGCCGCAAGGACGAGAGCGGCGACTTCACCAAGGGCGCCGGGCTGGGCGACGACGCGATCGAGCGCATCCTGGCCTATGTCGGCTTCGAGGCGAGCCCGCACGAGGGCGCCGACCGGATGGCGTTCTGGGAAAAGTTCTTCGGTTCCTGGCAGGAGGTCGTCGGCACCTCCGAGACCGGCCGCGAGGGCATCGCCGAACTCCACGCGATCATGCGGCTGTGCGAGGCGGCGGGCTACGGCCACGACCGGGTGCGGGCCGACCCCTCCGTGGTGCGCGGCCTCGAATACTATACCGGCCCCGTCTACGAGGCGGAGCTGACCTTCCCCGTCACCAACGAGGACGGCCAGACCGTCCGCTTCGGTTCGGTGGCGGGCGGCGGGCGCTATGACGGTCTCGTCGGCCGCTTCCGCAGCGAGCCGGTGCCGGCGACAGGCTTCTCCATCGGCGTCTCGCGGCTGTTCTCGGCCCTACGGCTGACCAAGAGCCCGCTGGTCGAGGGCGCGATGAAACCTGGGCCGGTCGTGGTGTTGGTGCTCGATCGCGAGAACATCGCCGAGTATCAAGCCTTGGTCGCGCGGCTGCGTGCGGAAAACATCCGGGCCGAACTCTACCTGGGTGCGGCCGGGATGAAGGCGCAGATGAAATACGCCGATCGCCGCCGCGCCCCGGCGGTGGTGATCCAGGGCTCGAACGAGCGCGAGGCCGGCGAGGTCCAGATCAAGGATCTGATCGCAGGCGCCCGCGCGGCGGAAGCCATCGCCAGCAACGCCGAGTGGAAGGCCGCCCGCCCGGCCCAGGTCTCGGTGCCGGTGGAGCAGATGGTCGAGGCGGTCCGCGAGACCTTGGCCCGGCATTTCGGGTGA
- a CDS encoding tRNA-binding protein, with protein MHVSHDPTAPESEKIGFDAFLAVDIRVGTIISAEPFPEARKPAIKLVIDFGPVIGAKRSSAQITEHYTPDALVGRQVAAVVNFPPRQIGKFLSEVLTLGFADAAGAVVLFAPDKPVPDGSRLF; from the coding sequence ATGCACGTTAGCCACGATCCCACCGCCCCGGAATCCGAAAAGATCGGGTTCGACGCCTTCCTCGCCGTCGATATCCGCGTGGGCACGATCATCTCGGCCGAGCCTTTCCCCGAAGCGCGCAAACCCGCGATCAAGCTCGTCATCGATTTTGGGCCGGTGATCGGGGCCAAACGCTCCAGCGCGCAGATCACCGAGCATTACACGCCCGACGCCCTGGTCGGCCGGCAGGTCGCGGCGGTGGTGAATTTCCCGCCGCGCCAGATCGGAAAATTCCTATCGGAGGTTCTGACGCTCGGCTTTGCCGACGCGGCCGGCGCCGTCGTGCTGTTCGCCCCCGACAAGCCGGTGCCGGATGGCAGCCGCCTGTTCTGA
- a CDS encoding MFS transporter produces the protein MAPTTHLALINVFIGDIQGGLGPFLGTWLAQMRQWSPSQVGLVTTLVGVGTLLLSGPFGALVDRLGRPRLLIVVSCVAILAGTLLLMPAHSFVPVLAAQFLAAAGGTLLLLAVTALTLGVVGKEAFPRQQGRNQAFNHVGILIAAGLITLGTAHFGPEIAFWVLGAMAAAAIAAAWAMPAGTFSRRRAAGWTEEDETEPARSSYLDVFTNKRLLVLAVALALFQLGNGGMLTLLGQKLVHTADNPTAWTARYVMVAQLVMVPVALAAGSLADRRGRRQLLIAACFVLPIRAALSAFIDDPYWLITAEILDGVASGIIGVAVPVVVADLTWGSGRTQTALGTVNAVQGAGGALSAWYGGLAQGWFGWSGSFLALGAAGLGALALVWWLAATTEDSRSQRRRTRREERRYAARSAEKPA, from the coding sequence ATGGCGCCCACCACCCACCTTGCCCTGATCAACGTCTTCATCGGCGACATCCAGGGCGGGCTCGGGCCGTTCCTCGGCACGTGGCTTGCGCAGATGCGGCAGTGGAGCCCGTCGCAGGTCGGGCTCGTCACCACGCTGGTGGGGGTGGGCACGCTGTTGCTCAGCGGCCCCTTCGGCGCGCTGGTCGACCGGCTTGGGCGCCCGCGCCTGCTCATCGTGGTCTCCTGCGTCGCGATCCTCGCCGGCACGCTGCTGCTGATGCCGGCCCATTCCTTCGTGCCGGTGCTGGCAGCACAGTTTCTGGCTGCGGCCGGCGGCACGTTGCTGCTGCTCGCGGTCACGGCGCTGACGCTGGGCGTCGTCGGCAAGGAGGCGTTCCCGCGCCAGCAGGGGCGCAACCAGGCCTTCAACCATGTCGGCATCCTGATCGCGGCCGGGCTCATCACCCTCGGCACCGCCCATTTCGGGCCCGAGATCGCCTTCTGGGTCTTGGGGGCCATGGCCGCCGCCGCCATCGCCGCCGCGTGGGCGATGCCGGCCGGCACCTTCAGCCGGCGCCGGGCGGCCGGCTGGACGGAGGAGGACGAGACGGAGCCCGCCCGCTCCTCCTACCTCGACGTCTTCACCAACAAGCGGCTGCTCGTGCTCGCGGTGGCGCTCGCCCTGTTCCAACTCGGCAATGGCGGCATGCTGACCCTGCTGGGGCAGAAGCTCGTCCACACGGCGGACAACCCCACCGCCTGGACCGCCCGATACGTCATGGTGGCCCAGCTCGTGATGGTGCCGGTGGCGCTCGCCGCCGGCTCGCTTGCCGACCGGCGCGGCCGGCGCCAGCTCCTCATCGCCGCCTGCTTCGTCCTGCCAATCCGGGCGGCGCTCTCGGCCTTCATCGACGACCCTTACTGGCTCATCACCGCCGAGATCCTCGACGGCGTGGCCTCGGGCATCATCGGCGTGGCGGTGCCGGTGGTGGTGGCCGACCTCACCTGGGGTTCGGGCCGAACCCAGACGGCGCTCGGCACGGTCAACGCCGTGCAGGGCGCGGGCGGCGCGCTCTCGGCATGGTACGGCGGTCTCGCCCAGGGCTGGTTCGGCTGGAGCGGATCCTTCCTGGCGCTCGGCGCAGCGGGCCTCGGGGCGCTTGCCCTGGTCTGGTGGCTTGCCGCCACCACCGAGGACAGCCGCTCCCAGCGCCGCCGCACCCGGCGCGAGGAGCGCCGGTACGCCGCGCGCTCCGCGGAGAAGCCGGCCTGA
- the secB gene encoding protein-export chaperone SecB, with amino-acid sequence MADTAAPNGNGAQGQDLAPAINALAQYAKDLSFENPNAPRSLQPQEGGPQINIQVNVNAQQIADADFEVELTLEGDAKIQNEVLFAFELKYAGIFRMRNIPQEQIHPAVMIECPRLLFPFARQIVAEAVRNGGFPPLYIDPIDFVGLYQQKMMEAQAQGGQPGAPLAS; translated from the coding sequence ATGGCCGATACCGCGGCACCGAACGGCAACGGCGCGCAGGGCCAGGATCTCGCGCCCGCGATCAACGCGCTGGCGCAATACGCCAAGGATCTCTCCTTCGAGAACCCGAACGCGCCGCGCTCCCTGCAGCCGCAGGAGGGCGGACCCCAGATCAACATCCAGGTCAACGTCAACGCCCAGCAGATCGCCGACGCCGACTTCGAAGTCGAGCTGACGCTCGAGGGCGATGCCAAGATCCAGAACGAGGTGCTGTTCGCCTTCGAGCTGAAGTACGCCGGCATCTTCCGCATGCGCAACATCCCGCAGGAGCAGATCCACCCGGCGGTGATGATCGAGTGCCCGCGCCTGCTGTTCCCGTTCGCGCGCCAGATCGTCGCCGAGGCCGTGCGCAACGGCGGCTTCCCGCCGCTCTACATCGACCCGATCGATTTCGTCGGCCTCTATCAGCAGAAGATGATGGAAGCGCAGGCCCAGGGCGGCCAGCCGGGCGCGCCGCTCGCCTCCTGA
- a CDS encoding Tim44/TimA family putative adaptor protein: protein MQDSFDATTLIFLALAVFVIWRLRSVLGQKTGTERSPFRPVERNRTEPPAGRSEGDNVVRLPGADRSPAGAAAVQTATRDWRGIAEPGSAVARGLEQVVQLEPTFEPRAFLEGAKGAYETIVTAFAKGDRKTLRTLLSREVCEGFERAISEREKRNETAETTFISIDKAEIAAVEVKNRAAQITVRFLSNLITATRDADGKVIDGNAETGVEVPDVWTFARTLGSRDPNWQLVATDAGG from the coding sequence ATGCAGGATTCCTTCGACGCAACCACTCTGATTTTCCTGGCGCTGGCCGTCTTCGTGATCTGGCGGCTGCGCTCGGTCCTGGGCCAGAAGACCGGCACCGAGCGCTCGCCCTTCCGGCCGGTGGAGCGCAATCGCACCGAGCCGCCGGCCGGCCGCAGCGAGGGCGACAACGTGGTCCGCCTGCCCGGCGCCGACCGCAGCCCGGCAGGAGCGGCGGCCGTGCAGACCGCGACCCGCGATTGGCGGGGCATCGCCGAGCCGGGCTCGGCGGTCGCCCGCGGCCTCGAGCAGGTGGTGCAGCTCGAGCCGACCTTCGAGCCCCGCGCCTTCCTCGAAGGGGCCAAGGGCGCCTACGAAACCATCGTGACCGCCTTCGCCAAGGGAGACCGCAAGACCTTGCGCACGCTCCTCTCGCGGGAGGTCTGCGAGGGCTTCGAGCGGGCGATCTCCGAGCGCGAGAAGCGCAACGAGACCGCGGAAACCACCTTCATCTCCATCGACAAGGCGGAGATCGCCGCCGTCGAGGTGAAGAACCGTGCGGCCCAGATCACCGTGCGCTTCCTCTCAAACCTCATCACCGCCACCCGCGATGCGGACGGCAAGGTGATCGATGGCAATGCCGAGACCGGCGTCGAAGTGCCAGACGTGTGGACCTTCGCCCGCACACTCGGCTCGCGCGACCCGAACTGGCAACTCGTCGCCACCGACGCGGGCGGCTGA
- the mltA gene encoding murein transglycosylase A codes for MPCLRVSLPAAAVLAAAAVSIPAVPSRADGPPRVPGAVLEPVPLAALPGWREDDGAASLDAFRRTCAGPGPNPPQIGGVTGSPADLAAACAAAAEVKPNEAKTFFEARFSAYRIVRPASGTEPERRVGFLTGYFEPELTGSLEPGPGYTAPVLARPDDLVSLAPGETAPGLDPIYRAGRRTETGLVPYPDRAAIEDGALGERTRPLLWLRDAVDLFVLQVQGSGRVRLPDGRGMRVLYDGKNGQPYTSIGKLLVNEGHLPINGLSLERWTAWLRANPDHARRLMRMNASYIFFRTEPVTDPALGPPGAAGVPLSPGRSMAVDGNLWRYGLPFWLEGKLPGQPGRGHLVVAADTGSAIVGPARGDLYVGTGAAAGRAAGDLHDRMGFVVLIPKPAPDSAGKDAAAPEAAAGAARP; via the coding sequence ATGCCGTGTTTGCGCGTTTCCCTTCCGGCCGCAGCGGTCCTCGCCGCTGCGGCCGTTTCCATTCCCGCCGTACCCTCACGCGCGGATGGGCCTCCGCGCGTGCCGGGCGCCGTGCTGGAGCCGGTCCCCCTCGCAGCCCTGCCCGGCTGGCGCGAGGATGACGGGGCGGCCTCTCTCGACGCCTTCCGCCGCACCTGCGCCGGGCCCGGCCCCAACCCGCCCCAGATCGGGGGCGTGACGGGCTCGCCCGCCGACCTCGCGGCGGCCTGCGCCGCCGCAGCCGAGGTGAAGCCGAACGAAGCCAAAACATTCTTCGAGGCGCGGTTCTCCGCCTACCGCATCGTCCGCCCGGCCTCTGGAACGGAGCCTGAGCGCCGGGTCGGCTTCCTCACCGGTTATTTCGAGCCGGAACTCACCGGGTCGCTCGAGCCCGGCCCCGGCTACACCGCCCCCGTGCTGGCCCGGCCGGACGACCTCGTCAGCCTCGCCCCCGGCGAGACGGCGCCGGGGCTCGATCCGATCTACCGCGCGGGCCGGCGCACCGAGACCGGGCTCGTCCCCTATCCCGACCGCGCGGCGATCGAGGACGGGGCACTCGGCGAGCGCACCCGGCCGCTGCTGTGGCTGCGCGACGCCGTGGACCTCTTCGTGCTGCAGGTGCAGGGGTCCGGGCGAGTGCGCCTGCCCGACGGACGCGGGATGCGGGTGCTCTACGACGGCAAGAACGGCCAGCCCTACACCTCGATCGGCAAGCTGCTCGTCAACGAGGGCCATCTGCCGATCAACGGGCTGAGCCTGGAGCGCTGGACGGCGTGGCTGCGGGCCAACCCCGACCATGCCCGCCGGCTGATGCGGATGAACGCGTCCTACATCTTCTTCCGGACCGAGCCGGTGACCGACCCCGCCCTCGGGCCGCCCGGCGCCGCGGGCGTGCCGCTGAGTCCGGGGCGCAGCATGGCCGTCGACGGGAACCTGTGGCGCTACGGCCTGCCGTTCTGGCTGGAAGGCAAGCTGCCGGGCCAGCCCGGCCGCGGGCATCTGGTCGTCGCCGCCGATACCGGCTCGGCCATCGTCGGCCCGGCGCGCGGCGACCTCTATGTCGGCACCGGCGCCGCCGCCGGACGGGCGGCGGGCGACCTGCACGACCGGATGGGCTTCGTGGTGCTGATCCCGAAACCCGCCCCGGATAGCGCTGGGAAGGACGCGGCCGCACCGGAGGCCGCCGCCGGAGCGGCGCGGCCGTGA
- a CDS encoding Smr/MutS family protein, protein MSVRPPRRSRLLSREEAHLWGEIAKLITPLRSRAKPKKPAQKGPAAGAEQPAPPITGSAAKVAKPAPKPASKPIWKSASPPPAPPAKPTPLKPVPLKPATALSLSRAASKPLKLGDLAPEIARASAAPASPPPPPFPGAPGLERRERRGLERGTLTIEARIDLHGLYQAEAHAALVGFLLRSRAAGHARVLVVTGKGGEDFGGRDRGGFSERGVLRRSVPHWLRGPELRGLVIGFEEAARHHGGGGALYVRLRRR, encoded by the coding sequence GTGAGCGTGCGGCCGCCGCGGCGCTCGCGCCTGCTCTCGCGTGAGGAGGCGCATCTCTGGGGCGAGATCGCCAAGCTGATCACGCCCCTGCGGAGCCGCGCCAAGCCGAAAAAACCCGCTCAGAAGGGGCCCGCGGCCGGCGCCGAACAGCCCGCACCGCCGATCACCGGGTCTGCGGCCAAAGTCGCCAAGCCGGCTCCGAAGCCGGCCTCCAAGCCCATCTGGAAATCCGCCTCCCCTCCCCCGGCGCCCCCCGCCAAGCCTACCCCACTCAAGCCTGTCCCACTCAAGCCTGCCACCGCCCTCTCTCTGTCGCGGGCCGCGTCGAAGCCGCTCAAGCTTGGCGACCTCGCTCCCGAGATCGCCCGGGCCAGCGCCGCACCCGCTTCGCCACCGCCGCCTCCGTTCCCAGGGGCGCCGGGCCTGGAGCGGCGGGAGCGGCGTGGGCTGGAGCGGGGCACACTGACGATCGAGGCGCGCATCGATCTGCACGGCCTGTATCAGGCGGAGGCGCATGCGGCCCTGGTCGGCTTCCTGCTCCGCTCCCGCGCGGCGGGGCATGCCCGCGTGCTCGTTGTGACCGGCAAGGGCGGCGAGGATTTCGGCGGCCGGGACCGCGGCGGTTTCTCCGAGCGCGGCGTGCTCCGCCGCAGCGTCCCGCACTGGCTGCGGGGCCCGGAATTGCGCGGCCTCGTGATCGGTTTCGAGGAGGCGGCGCGCCATCACGGCGGAGGCGGCGCCCTCTACGTGAGGCTGCGGCGGCGATAG